ATGTTAGTCTAGGCTATCATTTCGGCATGCTTGCCTCAATCCTTTTTGGGAGACACCACAAAGCCGTACTACAATCCTCAAAACCCAAGCTTTTCGTAATGGGGACACAGGACGGGTTCACGAGCGTGAAGCAGTTAAAGAACAAGCTAAAGCTCTGCAGCCGGTCTGTTGAAACGCACCTGATTGATGGAGCAAGCCACTTCCAAATGGAAGGCCCTGCTTATGATGCACAGATGGAGCTTGGTTGGTTTACTATGTGCTTTCGGTGTCAAATTAAGCTGCTGTCTCAACAAATACGAGAGAAAGAGAGTCGTTAGATCAATCTTTACGGTTAAGTGTCATCCGAAGCAGGAATATAACTGGATATTCCAAGTCTCAAGTATCATATGTTCGTCGCTCTCAAAACGTTGATCTTCGGAAGCAAATCGGCCGTCTCTGGTCATTTTGTTGCCATTTGAACCATCAACTGCCCAACCCTCAGCCTTCGCCTTCCTCCTGCGTGCTCCACGAATCTATGGCCACCCAGTTATCGCCGTCTTCCTCATCGGCTGCGCTGCTGATCCTGGACACCAACCTCTGCGCCAGAACTGTCATCAAGGGCACCGACGACGCCATGGCTGCTCCTTCTGCACTCTTGctccgctccctgcaaattccccATCCCACCATCCTAAtttatacagaaaaaaaaaaaaaaggtggtggTGCGTCTGGCACCACGTGAATAAACAAGGGATGGTGGAGTCTTTGGTGctctggcaccatgtgaaaaaaaaaaaaggaaatctgGATTGATCTGGCACCAtacctaaaaaaataaaaaaattaaagaataaaaaaagggaaagcaAGTAGGAAGGtgggatggtgcggattgcaccatgtaaatatacatatacatgtatgtgcatgatatgtatgtatatagcaaacaaaaaaaaaaaaaaaaaaaatacatcgagagaaataaagtccgtttttatttatttctttctggaattttttacataaatttgcattgtacaaaaaaaaaaaaaaaaaaaaaaaaaaaaatcaaatcaaatcaaatttacaagaggggatcttcaaggacgatcatgTGCcacctcaccactcggcagagctccagaaatgagaaGCGCTGGAGTTTGATTGTTTGAAGCCTCGCCACTctgcggaactccaggaagaagaggagccaaaagttgatcattcggagcttcactatgcggtacagccccagaagacgaaggcaaatgttgttggaacaaacccacaaacctccgatgatcaagtaaaatctgaccatcagattcctgcatctggtcaattttcctcttcatgtttgtggcatagttgtgtgcaagcttgtgcaactgtttattctcatgcttgagccctctgatctcctgtttgagactcatcacttcagccgccaacgattcaacttgacgggttcgagcaaataggcgttgggccatgttggacacagaacccgcacactgcacactaagagccagggactccttaacagccaactcatcagaccgcctggaaagtagtctgttatctttgggagtgacaaggttccgggccaccaccgcagcggtcatgtcattcttcatcaccgaatccccaacagtaagaggaccagtaggggatatgaaggatgggcgccatatgttatctggagaagacgggactacctcttcaccaaggttcaaatcaaaacgacggtcggagggtccagacattttcaaagtgttgaaggaagaagagatcggacaaatcaagatcttagaagtacaagaggggagttttcacaagcaaaaattcaagtgtgctttgaaacgaactgcatgcctctataaaaatcatcactcgacgggatttcagagatcgaagaggcgagctcagaattcgaagaggccattcaaaaatcgaagaggcaagctcagaaatcggagaagcatcttgctttttcAGACGtgtcggcacccgtcacacgcaaactcagctttgcggaaatcacgggtaatttgtcgaagcgccaatcccagatatcgaagaggcgccagtctttttcagccgcgtcatcacctgtcatatgcacactcaactttgcgcaaatcatgggcaatttgtcgaagattttcggtgaaggagaaagcacgttaagtttactgttcaatcacgcgttagttgccgacacgagtgaaagaatagtacctctacaggtattaagggacctcctataactgtccaccttcaccttccatagcaaggcagacacacagagtttttcttcatctccaaagatgttttcccaacgaagcctctcgagtcattcagtgttccttattccttggggtacctctgcaagccaatgacttcaaagcaaaagtatctcatatcaccagggtagaaagcaagagtatctcatatcatgtgttctccctgtccttccctttgtccttgttcttacctacaaagacaaggataaagaaaacaatatgccagaacctccactcaaactcgggtaaggaaccgactgcttggagcccttccctgattgcctacctagcactgctatcgagtactcgtctcccactgctgctgtacttccaaagaagctgccacatctgcccgAGGAATAGATAAaggataccttgaagcatgtggagacaaggtgcagaaggcacaagcagagaagaatgcggtatgcacggtcaactcagcagaaggagtccgaactgaggaactcgagaagctgccatatctgcctgaagaaacaagcagagaagaatgcagcatgcacagtcaactcagcagaaagagtctgagacgaagaactcgagaagatgtcgcatctgcctgaggacggtgaacttgttttgaccctcaaattcttgggtcgacttactaggcgttgtgggctgcgcgtgccgattcaccacccttgaatcgaatccttaaagatcaagtcaccaactggaagaagagttcatcaatcttgaagatcataccattgaccaaactgctcaggtgtgaattagaaagattgaacaaagaaacaggttgtcacatttacctcgtgcctgcttgccatgtgttcgagtcaaccttcaagaatcaagcctcaacggcccttgaagaagtttccagccaacttcaagatcaagcctcgactgCCCTTGatgaaatcacaagtccgattcaagatcaagtgtctaccactcttgaatcaaaacctagttcaagaataagctgtggaaaatcaacaattggaggaatccagaaaatccttcaacccagttcaagatcaaagctgtggaaagtcaacaagcgcaacaaaacacgtgccgattcacccactaccaaagccgaagatcatctaccacatgaagctccttgtggtccaatttcaaccttcaagatcaagcttcgaCGGCCcctgaagaaatttcaaacaaaaagttcaagaacaagcctcaacgggccttgaagaaatctcgagcccaattcaagatcaagcctcaacggcccttgaaacaatctccagcccaattcaagatcgtgCCTCGATGGCCcgtggatcgacatctacagtaagggacttcaaaacgcatctcctacacgtgacaagcacatgtacacgacgtgccttgaagtgggggcatttgtagacatcgaaatttcgtaaataaatgttgaccggtaaatcaaagtgtcaacgctcatgtattacataaattttacacgtagcgtgtgattcaacgaaaattgaaatgagttggaaaagtcatcaaataggacacgtgtcaacacctggcagaaacgacttatttcatctggaatattatattcaaaattaggccttggaaatttctataaatacaagcctatttcattcattgaaggaaaccaaaatcattaggcaaaactcttgaagctctgaagctctgaaactccgaagctctcaagcatccaggttcccgaagaatcaagaaagcgttcttcgttcatcgttcttccaagatcaagcccgacggcccttggatcaacaatcgtccaccttcaagatcaagccccgacggcccttgaagaaagtgttcttcgttcttcgttcttccaagatcaagccccgacggcccttggatcaaccatccaccaattcaagatcaagccccgacggcccttgaagaaagcaccatcgttcatcatccgttcatccaagatcaagccccaacggccatttggatcaacaacgtcgacaaatccacacatccaaccgttcttcaagatcaagcccaaaagcccttgaagatctgttcatcactgttcttcaagatcaagcccaaaaagcccttggagatccgtttgtcactgttcttcaaagatcaagcccaaaagcccctttgaagatccactcaaatccaccttcaaagatcaagcccacggccctttgaagaaacttccaacagttcatccaagatcaagcctcgacggcccttggatcaacgaaacacccaccaatcaacaccttacggagatcgaatcagaggatcaaatagaagagagattgtaacccaaaatcatcaaatacataatatttgtttgtgcacgtcgttcttgtctctttcgtttcaggaattttccgtgttcacattAGTCACCTCAGTAAATTTGACCTAGTTCGAAACCACTTTACTGGTACATTTCCAACAAGCCTTTATTCATGCCAATCCCTAAAAGCTATTCGTTTGAGTGCAAATAATATAAATGGACAAATACAACCTGAAATTCTTGCATTGAAATCTTTGTCCCTTCTCTCACTTGGTGGCTTAACCAACATCACTGGGGCAATGGAGATATTAATGCATTGCAAAAGTCTTCAAACACTCCTCTTTTCGTATTCGTTCAAAAATGAGGAAATGCCAGCTGATGAAGCCATGGTTGATTTCGGTGGGTTCCAaaatcttcgatttttgagttttttttattgtgagTTCACTGGTCAGATGCCTTTGTGGTTATCAAAACTCAAGAATATAGAGATCTTAATTTTGAAAGGTAGTAAGATTACAGGGCCAATTCCTAGATCGCTGGGGACTCTTCCCAAACTTTTATTCTTGAGCTTGGCAAACAACCAAATTTCCGGTGAATTTCCACAAGAACTTTGTGGACTACCAAGGTTGGTACATGAACCGACAACAACTCAAGTGGACGATTATATTGACCTGCCTATCCTCACCGCTGCAGACCTATTTTACCCACGAAGATTGTCCATCTTTCCACCAACATTAGACCTATCTCTCAATCACATTCATGGCAGAATACCTACTGAGATTGGCCAAATACACCTTGTCCACAACTTGGATCTTAGTGGTAACTACTTTTCCGGCAATATTCCAGAACAAATATCCAATCTAAAAAATCTAGAGACTTTGAGCCTCTCCATGAATCATTTGTCTGGAAACATCCCACTGTCATTGGCAAGCCTTAATTTCTTGAAATCTTTCAATGTCTCGTACAATAATCTTGAAGGACCAATCCCAACAAGCACTCAGCTCCAAAGTTTCAATGCTTCTGCATTTGAGGGGAATTCAAAACTGTGTGGCTCTCCACTTCTGAATGAGTGTCTACCAATTAAGGGCATTGATGCATATAGCAAGAACAACCAAGGTGTGGACAATGAGCATGAATTTCCATGGTTGTATATTTTCACTGCACTAGGTTTCATCGTAGGATTTTGGGGAGTGTTTGGTTCTTTAATTGTTAAGAAGACATGGAGATATGCATATTTTAAATTCTTAGACAATGTACAAGATAGGCTCTATGATTAAAGTGTATGACCATGATGAAAAGAAGGCTCAGAGGAGACTAGATTGTGCTTTTTATCCTACATCTTCGGTTTTCTTTTCATATGGAAGACTGCAAAGATATGTATATTATCTTTAGCATTAGGTTTTACTTTAGAGGGGTTTAGTTCTGTGTCCCCTCTtatattctttttccttttttttcttttttcttttttaagaagggtaaggtttatgtcccccctcttttcttgtattttttttcttactttaTAAGGGATGATGTTTATGTCGCCTTACTAAGTGTAACTTCCTTTTTtcatatcaaaataaattaaactaaGAGTGCACGATATGGGATGAACTCTTATTACAATGCATGCAGTGTCAGAGCATTGATAAACGTGCATAAATGTAAAGaatatttatacaaaaaaaaaacagaaacaactacttatgaagacaataataccatatgtcatttctcatgcataggaatgagagggaaaaataaaattgaggataggaattagctagaaaaaatagagggaaagctttattttttttgtttatattcagttttttaatcatttttaagagtgaaatgacttaattaccctcacatgttgtgcacatggtctcacttaatagaaatatggatggaatatatgaaaaactaaaggtagggggcaaatcggctaaaaaaattagtttgagtccttaattttccaatagaaaagttcagggggaaaATCAAAAGTTAtgtgaaagttcagggggtaaatcAACTGTTTACTCTTTTCTTTTAATAGTACTTGTTTACAAGATGTGAGTAAAAAACTAATCACGGGTTAATAATGCGTATTGTGCACAAATTTATTAACTAAATGGGCAATTAACGCTTAtagataatatttttaaatttatgaatttAGCGGATAATTAGTTGAATCTTATATGGATGAATGTGGATCTGCAAGATAGTCATTTTTTAAAGAATGTGCCTCCATAGAGGGCTAAGTTACCAAGAAAATTGactcttccaatttttctgaaaaaaaaatcaacgagaagaaaaagaaactttGAATTTTGACTTTAACTCCTATGGTCTAATACAATGCACTTCCATTGTGATATCACAATCACCATCTGAGTTAGCTAGCATGCTGCTTTGACGATAGTACTTACTTTGCAGTCAATGTAGACATAGGTCTTCGCCTTGGCTTCTTACGTCAAAACTGTTCGACAATAAAGCTCCACATAAGACGTATACCAATATAATATACAATTTATATATAGGAAGTTCACTgggcggatccacagtggggttAATGGGGTCAcacgaccccttggaagccatggaaataaccttggagctgctggtgcgacctcttggagctgttggtgcgacctcttggagctgcACACCACGTGGTCGACAAAATGtctaaaagaagaagaaagagttcGCTTGCAggttgaagaagaaggaggcTGCTGGCGCGTTGATAGCCTCCTCGGACTTTGAGAGAGAACTCGCAGCCTCCGGTCTCGACCGAGCAACAAGCAAAATGCCGAAGCAGATCCATGAGATCAAGGATTTCCTTCTAACTGCAAGAAGGAAGGATGCCCGCAATGTCAAAATCAAGAGGACCAAGGATGCTGTCAAGTTCAAGGTTCGGTGCTCCAAGTACctttacacactttgtgtgtttgATTCTGAGAAGGCCGACAAGTTGAAGCAATCTCTTCCTCCAGGTTTGAACGTTCAGGACCTTTGAACAAGGATTTTGGAGTAGCTGGTCGCGCTATCCTACCAAGACTCGATGAAATGACGATATGCATGCcgtttctgttaaaaaaaatttgcgcGCTGCGCGCTTTCCTTATTGATCCCCCTAACATTATTTCCTAAATCCGCCACTGCTAATTATCGGTGAGGTATGTGATAAAATTTCATACTGAGTAGTAGCCTGGTAGATGATTAAGTTGAACACAATATCTCGATAAAGATGGTAACGAGCTGTTGGTGGCTTTTGATTTGGGCCTTTTGATTATTGTGTAcattgtgtgttttttttttggtaaaacagGACTTCATTAACAAGGAGGAGCAGAACAGAGGAGCCACAAATGCAAAAGCTCCAATCCGAGCAGGGAGATGAAAAGTACAACCTTAGCATACAAGGAATACAAGAAACCCAGACAGAAAAGGAGGTACAGCCAAAAGCCATTGTGTGGTTATGGTTGTTTGTCAAATTTTCTCAATTTGCGTGCCATTTTAGTTGAAGGAAGCAACAGTTTAAAGCTATAAGACCAGAAAGAAATTATGCCTTTAATTAATTGCTCCTATACATATACATGCTACTGCGGCCTCATAACCTAATGGCGCATAGCTTCCTTCTCATCCTCTTTGTTCTTTTCCATTATGTCTCATGCATGCCCCCAATTTGAACGCAGCTCCCTCCTGTCGTTCGCCCTCTCTTTATCTTCTCCTTCATTAAATTGGACTTCAGTTAACTATTGTCGTTGGAAGGGCATCACTTGCAATCAGGATGGTTGGGTGACCGAACTGCTGTTACCCTCCAAAGGGCTCGATGGCGGTATGTTTCTCTCATCACTTGGGAATCTTACGCATCTCACCCACTTGAATCTCTCTCACAATTCCCTTTATGGATCACTTGTAACTGAAGTCTTTGTCCTTGAACCGTCTTGAGATTCTTGATTTGAGCTATAACCTTTTTTTCGGAGAGCAACCATTTTCACTACTATCCAGCCATATCCGGACAGTGAATCTGTCAAGCAATCGCTTCCACGGTGCAATTCCATCTTCATACTTCACGCATGCTTTGAATTTGACCAAATTCGATGTGAGCACTAATACTTTCTCAGGGTATCCCATCCTCTATTTGCCTCCATTCTTCTCCCATGATTAGGCTACTGGATTTCTCGGTCAATAAATTTTTTAGTGGCAACATTTCTTCTGGGCTAGGTGagtgttcaaaactgcaaaTTTTTCGTGCTGGTAACAATAACCTCTCAGAGTTACTTCCAAAAGATATCTACAATGCCACCAAACTCAAAGAAATTGCATTGCCTTCCAATTCACTCCATGGATCCATAAATGAGAATTGCCAACCTCACCAACCTCGTAATCCTTGACCTTTCCTTTACTCAATTGAGTGGTGAGCTCCCTCACCGTTTTGGAAAGCTCTTCAAGTTGAAACTCGTAAACCTCGATTTGAATTATGTCAAAGGTTCTTTGTCCTTATCTTTGATGAATTGCACGGACCTTGTAGAACTACATATGTTATCCAACAACTTGGAAGGAGATATCTCCGCTCTTGATTTCTCGAGATAACTTACTAGACTTGACCTAAGAGCCAATAACCTCACTGGTACTTTGCCAATAAGCCTTTACGCATGTAGGTCCCTAGAAGCAATTGGATTGAACCGAAACCATTTGGAAGGACAAATACAACTTGATATCGTTTCATTGAAATCATTGTCCTTCCTCTCACTTAGTTACAACCGATTGACAAATGTTACAGGATCTATGAGGATATTGATGGTTGCAAAAATCTTCACTCTCCTCTTTACATGTTCCTTTAAAGGTGAGGCCATACCATCTGATGAGGACATGGCGGATTTTGAAGTCCATCAAAATCTTCGATACTTGGGTTTTTGTGAGCTCATTGGTCGAATACCTGCATGGTTATCAAAGCTCAAGAATCTGGAGGTCTTGGAGCTGGATAATAATAGAATCACAGAGCCAATTCATAGTTGGTTGGGAAGTCTTCCAAGACTCTTTCATATATACTTGGACAGCAACTTGATTACAGGTTAATTTCCAAAGGAACTTTGTACACTACCAAGTTTGGTGTCTGAACCTACTACAGCACATATAGGCCGTTACACTCTTGAACTGCCTGTCTATTCCGGTCAGCCCAAAGATTCAAATCATTTAGAGCGCACATTGTCTTGCTTTCCAGTCGGGATATTCTTAAATGACAACAGAATCAGTGGcaatatgacacaccccgatcctaaaatcaaggcgtgctggccgtcacgtgagtgtgacgtaaccaaaagtgcgacaagaaagtaaaagataagagaaatacgaataaacaaaaactaaatactagcaataataaccaAGTGACGTGCTAAAGCAAGTTTAAGTGCGAAACACACAATTTCAGAGCATAAtaactaggtgcagtcaagtaggactataactaaagtacaacacccgcaggtgggtcctacatttatgtagtctgtcagtacgccgtgggtatcctcgtgggccaccaacgctgctaactagaacctagaggggcgtaaaacaaaattgagtgggtcagtaaaaccaaagctttttgaaaatatttcatcaaaaacaattctaacccctcactgtaaaacatgtatactttcccagaaaataatataatttgcATATACTTCaacaaatatctcaaatcaccaatctttatcaaaacccagaaaatatgccatgccataaatgtcaataacagattaagaatgcatcaatataacatgtgacataatgaatcaaccggagaccctgcagttggtcctgtacagttaattccatagctcaatatccaaaccaaccagagtcaccacggtgacctgtacggcactactctgcacataagtcggaactacctgaagtagtctgtacaacaaggatggtgtaataatacgctctagtgcttctctcatcaatcatatgtgcacataatctaaggtcacctaccagtcggaaccacctctagtgatctgtacgactagcatgtcggaaccctctcatggtctgtacgacgtgcacttacttggatccaaggtgagcgtgcggtacgggtgaataatataagcactaacactaggggtgcaggttatgagctctcaacataattcacatcatcaatgattcacataaataacataaaactcacttgatactcacatgtgcgtccacagtaccaattcatatatatatgcatcgattactaattcat
This window of the Malus domestica chromosome 03, GDT2T_hap1 genome carries:
- the LOC139194540 gene encoding large ribosomal subunit protein eL38z/eL38y, whose protein sequence is MPKQIHEIKDFLLTARRKDARNVKIKRTKDAVKFKVRCSKYLYTLCVFDSEKADKLKQSLPPGLNVQDL
- the LOC139194539 gene encoding receptor-like protein 3, which translates into the protein MAHGFLLILFISHIISTNIHACNQTERDSLLSFASMLSSPPLNWTSVNCCRWKGIACNQDGLVTHLLLSSERLKGAIFPSSSSLGNLTHLIHLNLSHNSLSGSLEIEFFSALNHLEILDLSFNLLSGKLPFSLPSHHIQTLDFSSNRFHGAIPSSFFQQARNLASFSVYNNSFSGLIPSSICLHSSPLIRLLDFSLNAFSGNISPGLGECSKLQIFRAGYNNLSGLLPKDIYNATKLEEITFPSNSLHGAIGERIFNLTNLAILDLSFNQLTGVLPLHFGKLSKLKLLALDFNHFEGPLPPSLMNCTNLVEIHMAANNLEGDISMLNFSKISHLSKFDLVRNHFTGTFPTSLYSCQSLKAIRLSANNINGQIQPEILALKSLSLLSLGGLTNITGAMEILMHCKSLQTLLFSYSFKNEEMPADEAMVDFGGFQNLRFLSFFYCEFTGQMPLWLSKLKNIEILILKGSKITGPIPRSLGTLPKLLFLSLANNQISGEFPQELCGLPRLVHEPTTTQVDDYIDLPILTAADLFYPRRLSIFPPTLDLSLNHIHGRIPTEIGQIHLVHNLDLSGNYFSGNIPEQISNLKNLETLSLSMNHLSGNIPLSLASLNFLKSFNVSYNNLEGPIPTSTQLQSFNASAFEGNSKLCGSPLLNECLPIKGIDAYSKNNQGVDNEHEFPWLYIFTALGFIVGFWGVFGSLIVKKTWRYAYFKFLDNVQDRLYD